In Variovorax paradoxus, a single genomic region encodes these proteins:
- a CDS encoding AraC family transcriptional regulator, with product MNPKTVRVTYLRQIADQAAELGVDTVAWLAISDLKQDDLADASAVVAVEKFGELITRAVSLSRETGFGVLAGRRLLTATHGVLGMAAAASRSIREAMQIVERFVCIRTEAISIHTREVNGSLEVWFEPAIGLGSASNTVTEIAMVAVKNIADDIFLSRSACNMVYFQFPEPPHAALARGVYGCAVRYNQKWSGLSFDISAAEEVTQKYDPLVLTEAVRFCVEELNETGDNRSAGSKLEKIVLERLPPIPHLTVCARLLSTTPRTLHRRLIEEGTSYREIVESIRHRMALKLLRKGSSIKEVTYFLGYADIASFRRAFRRWEGMAPSDWTTRVQEPAGESR from the coding sequence GTGAACCCAAAAACTGTTCGAGTCACCTACCTGCGGCAAATTGCAGATCAAGCGGCTGAACTGGGCGTGGATACCGTGGCGTGGCTGGCCATTTCCGACCTCAAGCAAGATGATCTTGCCGATGCGTCGGCGGTAGTTGCCGTCGAAAAGTTTGGAGAGCTGATCACCCGCGCCGTCAGTCTGTCGCGTGAGACGGGCTTCGGGGTATTGGCTGGGCGTCGTTTGCTTACAGCAACCCATGGTGTCCTCGGCATGGCGGCTGCGGCAAGCCGCAGCATCCGTGAAGCCATGCAAATCGTCGAGCGTTTTGTCTGCATCCGAACGGAGGCTATCAGTATTCATACCCGCGAGGTAAATGGAAGTCTGGAGGTCTGGTTTGAACCGGCGATCGGTCTGGGTTCTGCAAGCAACACGGTGACGGAAATCGCGATGGTTGCAGTCAAAAATATCGCCGACGACATATTTCTGAGTCGCAGTGCCTGCAATATGGTTTACTTTCAATTTCCTGAGCCGCCTCATGCGGCACTGGCACGCGGCGTTTACGGCTGCGCAGTTCGATACAATCAGAAATGGTCAGGTTTATCTTTTGATATTTCTGCTGCCGAAGAAGTCACCCAGAAATACGATCCATTGGTTCTAACAGAGGCAGTACGCTTCTGCGTCGAAGAGTTAAATGAAACTGGAGATAACAGGAGCGCAGGCTCGAAATTGGAGAAAATTGTTCTAGAACGGCTTCCGCCAATTCCTCATCTCACCGTATGTGCACGGCTGCTGAGCACGACGCCTCGGACACTTCATCGGCGCTTGATCGAAGAAGGAACCTCTTACCGTGAAATAGTGGAATCAATTAGGCATCGCATGGCGTTGAAACTGCTCAGAAAAGGGTCTTCCATCAAAGAAGTGACCTATTTCTTGGGCTATGCGGACATCGCCAGTTTCAGGCGCGCATTCCGGCGCTGGGAAGGTATGGCGCCGTCGGATTGGACTACAAGAGTGCAAGAGCCGGCGGGTGAGTCCAGGTAA
- the tnpC gene encoding IS66 family transposase, whose translation MVVEPQSLDSLSAEQLRELTARLMVQVRHQSALLEKLTHENALLKRMKFAAQSERFNPEQKSLLEDEIEADLAAVASEIDALTQTQAPATPDKKQAKRLPLPAHLPRREVRHEPASTTCACGCQMKRVGEDVAEKLDYMPGVFSVERHIRGKWACARCESITQAPVEAHVIDKGIPTTGLLAQVLVGKYADHLPLYRQEAIFGRAGLAIPRSTLAQWVGTCGVRLQPLVDALKTEILGHRVLHADETPVAMLKPGDGKTHRAYLWAYAPGAFESIKAVVYDFCESRSGEHARHFLGHGTDKAWKGSLTCDDFSGYKALIASGVTEVGCLAHARRKFFDLHAANQSQIAEFALQQFARVYEIEREVKELGSEQRQAVRQQQTRPILDALHEWMTLQRRQVPDGSATAKALDYSLRRWDALTRFADDGQLPVDNNWIENQIRPIAIGRNNWLFAGSLRAGQRAAAVMSLIQSARMNEHDPYAYLKDVLTRLPTHKASRIDELLPHRWQPTGL comes from the coding sequence ATGGTGGTGGAACCTCAATCGCTGGACAGTCTGAGTGCAGAACAACTGCGCGAGCTGACCGCTCGGCTGATGGTTCAGGTTCGCCACCAGAGTGCGCTGCTGGAGAAACTCACCCACGAGAACGCACTGCTCAAGCGCATGAAGTTCGCAGCCCAGTCCGAGCGCTTCAACCCTGAGCAGAAGAGCCTGCTTGAAGACGAGATCGAAGCGGACCTGGCGGCTGTGGCCAGCGAGATCGATGCGCTGACGCAGACACAAGCACCTGCCACCCCCGATAAGAAACAAGCCAAACGGCTACCGCTGCCGGCGCACCTGCCGCGCCGCGAGGTTCGCCACGAACCTGCGTCCACCACCTGCGCCTGTGGCTGCCAGATGAAACGCGTGGGTGAGGACGTGGCCGAGAAGCTGGACTACATGCCCGGCGTCTTCAGCGTCGAGCGCCATATCCGCGGCAAGTGGGCCTGCGCCCGGTGCGAGAGCATCACTCAGGCGCCGGTTGAGGCGCACGTCATCGACAAAGGCATCCCCACCACCGGCCTGCTGGCCCAGGTGCTGGTGGGCAAGTACGCCGATCACCTGCCCTTGTACCGGCAGGAAGCGATCTTCGGACGCGCCGGCCTGGCCATCCCGCGCTCGACCCTGGCGCAGTGGGTAGGCACCTGCGGGGTGCGGCTGCAACCGCTGGTCGATGCGCTCAAGACCGAGATCCTGGGCCACCGGGTGCTGCATGCCGATGAGACACCGGTGGCCATGCTCAAGCCCGGCGATGGCAAGACGCACCGCGCCTACCTCTGGGCCTACGCGCCCGGGGCCTTCGAGAGCATCAAAGCCGTGGTCTACGACTTCTGCGAGTCTCGCTCGGGCGAGCACGCCCGGCACTTCCTGGGCCACGGCACCGACAAGGCCTGGAAGGGCAGCCTGACCTGCGACGACTTCAGTGGCTACAAGGCCCTGATCGCCAGCGGCGTGACCGAGGTGGGGTGTCTGGCCCATGCGCGGCGCAAGTTCTTCGATCTGCATGCGGCCAACCAGAGCCAGATCGCCGAGTTTGCCCTCCAACAGTTCGCCCGGGTCTATGAGATCGAGCGCGAAGTCAAAGAACTGGGGTCCGAGCAGCGGCAAGCCGTTCGGCAGCAGCAGACACGGCCGATCCTGGATGCCCTGCACGAGTGGATGACGCTGCAACGGCGCCAGGTGCCCGACGGATCAGCAACCGCCAAAGCGCTGGACTACAGCCTGCGGCGCTGGGATGCACTGACCCGGTTTGCAGATGACGGGCAGCTGCCAGTGGACAACAACTGGATCGAGAACCAGATCCGGCCCATTGCCATTGGCCGAAACAACTGGCTGTTTGCCGGTAGCCTGCGCGCGGGGCAGCGGGCGGCCGCTGTCATGAGCCTGATCCAGTCGGCGCGCATGAACGAGCACGACCCGTATGCCTACCTCAAGGATGTACTCACGCGGCTGCCCACGCACAAGGCCAGCCGAATCGACGAGCTCTTGCCCCATCGCTGGCAACCCACTGGCCTCTGA
- the tnpB gene encoding IS66 family insertion sequence element accessory protein TnpB (TnpB, as the term is used for proteins encoded by IS66 family insertion elements, is considered an accessory protein, since TnpC, encoded by a neighboring gene, is a DDE family transposase.), with protein MIRIDALWLATEPLDMRAGTESALARVVAVFGAARPHHAYLFANRRANRMKVLVHDGIGVWLAARRLNSGKFVWPREGVSTITLSRPQFDALVLGLPWQRLGDGGVITVL; from the coding sequence GTGATCCGCATCGACGCCCTGTGGCTGGCCACCGAGCCACTGGACATGCGCGCCGGCACGGAGTCGGCGCTGGCCCGCGTGGTGGCCGTCTTCGGCGCCGCACGACCGCACCACGCGTACCTGTTTGCCAACCGCAGAGCCAACCGCATGAAGGTGCTGGTGCACGACGGCATCGGGGTGTGGCTGGCTGCGCGGCGCCTGAACAGCGGCAAATTCGTCTGGCCGCGTGAGGGGGTATCGACCATCACGCTCAGTCGCCCACAGTTCGATGCCCTGGTGCTGGGCCTGCCTTGGCAACGCCTGGGCGATGGTGGTGTCATCACCGTGCTCTGA
- the tnpA gene encoding IS66-like element accessory protein TnpA has product MTEAKTKTRRRHSAQLKQQILAECARPGASVASVALSHGINANVVHNWRRLAHAPSTDVQVPTFVPVALPAPNCVPAPDIRIELRRGATSVTLTWPVSAAEHCAAWMGDLLK; this is encoded by the coding sequence ATGACCGAAGCCAAGACCAAGACCCGTCGGCGGCACAGCGCCCAGCTCAAGCAGCAGATCCTGGCCGAGTGCGCCAGGCCCGGCGCCTCGGTGGCCAGCGTAGCGCTCTCGCATGGCATCAATGCCAACGTCGTGCACAACTGGCGCCGCTTGGCACATGCCCCCAGCACAGATGTGCAAGTCCCGACCTTCGTGCCGGTGGCGCTGCCTGCACCCAACTGCGTACCGGCCCCAGACATCCGCATCGAGTTGCGCCGTGGCGCCACCAGCGTGACGCTGACCTGGCCAGTCTCGGCGGCTGAGCACTGTGCAGCCTGGATGGGAGACTTGCTCAAGTGA
- a CDS encoding CerR family C-terminal domain-containing protein, protein MNYVLIGTIGGCMSSHAESTSGHEARSAKTRSQLIEATVDVVAAVGYEGATTRALAQAAKTTLSAIPYHFGSKKELYLAAADMIAEYAAHRFAEAATLLDDTSDVELSVRFERTLIQLLHTMLEEAEPHAWTAFVARCAYDNDDAFALIHERAIAPLQKRLVHAASQFSGRSSDDEALRLRVIAIVTAVFSFRFLRGVMLRGMDWKSIQNEAIRQITDMVRDLCRSGFLAVRSPDDGADRKTGPA, encoded by the coding sequence ATGAACTATGTTCTTATCGGAACAATCGGAGGATGTATGTCAAGTCATGCCGAATCAACCAGCGGCCACGAGGCGCGCAGTGCCAAGACCCGATCGCAGTTGATTGAAGCGACGGTTGACGTTGTCGCCGCCGTTGGCTACGAGGGGGCAACCACGCGCGCTCTGGCCCAGGCGGCCAAAACCACGCTGTCGGCCATTCCCTACCATTTCGGCAGCAAGAAGGAGCTCTATCTGGCTGCAGCGGACATGATCGCCGAGTATGCGGCCCATCGCTTCGCGGAGGCCGCAACTTTGCTTGACGATACCTCGGACGTCGAGCTTTCCGTTCGCTTCGAACGCACACTGATCCAACTGCTCCACACCATGCTGGAGGAAGCCGAGCCGCACGCCTGGACGGCATTCGTGGCCCGCTGCGCTTACGACAACGACGACGCCTTCGCCCTGATTCATGAACGCGCGATCGCTCCGCTGCAAAAGCGTCTGGTACATGCCGCCAGCCAGTTTAGCGGCCGGTCTTCCGATGACGAGGCGCTGCGGCTGCGCGTCATCGCAATTGTGACGGCAGTTTTCAGTTTCAGGTTTCTGCGCGGCGTGATGCTCCGTGGCATGGACTGGAAAAGCATTCAGAACGAAGCCATCAGGCAAATCACGGACATGGTCCGCGATCTCTGCCGAAGCGGCTTTCTTGCCGTTCGGTCGCCTGATGATGGCGCTGACCGAAAAACAGGCCCCGCTTGA
- a CDS encoding IS1595 family transposase — MPMNRIQFQPGVSLPEFFARYGTEEQCTAALAALRWPEGFRCPRCASAAHYVVGHGARKLFQCQACRHQTSLTASTLMDSTKLPLRTWFLAIFLISQNKTGLSSLALMRQLGTSYRTAWLIHHKLMTAMAEHDRRQPLSGDVQLDDAYLGGERPGVGGRGSPNKVPIVAAVSTNDAGHPLRVKVSPVAAFTTEAIKRWAQVNLLPGCDVRSDGLNCFAGVIDAGCAHSYIVVGSRKPRDMPQFSWVNTVLGNLKTMIGGAHKAFKFRKYATQYLGAFAYRFNARFNLNNLLLGLLGHAATASPTRERQIRGTAEVHD, encoded by the coding sequence ATGCCGATGAACCGAATCCAGTTCCAGCCTGGGGTCTCGTTGCCCGAGTTCTTCGCCCGCTACGGGACCGAGGAGCAATGCACAGCGGCGCTGGCTGCGCTGCGTTGGCCTGAGGGCTTTCGCTGTCCGCGCTGCGCATCGGCGGCGCATTACGTGGTCGGCCACGGTGCGCGCAAGTTGTTCCAGTGCCAAGCTTGCCGGCACCAGACCTCCCTGACGGCCAGCACGTTGATGGACAGCACCAAGCTGCCGCTGCGCACCTGGTTCCTGGCCATCTTCCTGATCAGCCAGAACAAGACGGGCTTGTCGTCGTTGGCCCTCATGCGCCAGCTGGGCACGAGCTACCGCACGGCCTGGCTGATCCACCACAAGCTCATGACCGCCATGGCCGAGCACGACCGCCGGCAACCTCTGAGCGGCGATGTACAACTCGACGACGCCTACCTGGGCGGCGAACGACCCGGCGTCGGCGGCCGAGGCTCGCCCAACAAGGTGCCCATCGTCGCGGCGGTCAGCACCAACGATGCCGGTCATCCGTTGCGGGTCAAGGTCTCCCCGGTGGCGGCCTTCACCACCGAAGCCATCAAACGCTGGGCCCAAGTCAACTTGCTGCCGGGCTGCGATGTGCGCAGCGATGGCCTGAATTGCTTCGCTGGCGTCATCGATGCCGGATGCGCGCACTCCTACATCGTCGTGGGCTCGCGCAAGCCGCGCGACATGCCTCAGTTCAGCTGGGTCAACACCGTGCTGGGCAACCTCAAGACCATGATCGGTGGCGCCCACAAGGCCTTCAAGTTCCGCAAGTACGCAACCCAGTACCTTGGTGCCTTCGCCTACCGGTTCAACGCCCGCTTCAACCTCAACAACCTCCTGCTGGGCTTGCTCGGCCACGCCGCCACGGCTTCGCCTACCCGGGAACGCCAGATTCGTGGTACGGCTGAGGTTCATGACTAA
- a CDS encoding polyprenyl synthetase family protein produces the protein MADSHLMSFTETVMTGVRAAVTGTLTCEAAPVQLAVRLLLSDQQIPIRALVTCSIHSGQQGINAGTALDLIYISLQQLHAHVDAARGSSALLGNAATVLAGDYLTTGAFRLLVRCDDLQVLALVADAVNRAAELEATNLKHVQITGDDPAQWLRTRQRLAVPLGEAAGATGATLAGYSDSLAKVARRYGETLVASCVLLQEADVMDDFVARTTVQRSALDLCRQAMQGARTIATATGNGHPLELAELIAARINATGHPPGNHMPAPD, from the coding sequence ATGGCTGACTCGCATCTCATGAGCTTTACCGAGACTGTAATGACCGGCGTCCGCGCCGCCGTGACGGGTACCCTGACCTGTGAGGCTGCGCCCGTGCAGCTTGCCGTGCGCCTGTTGCTGTCGGACCAGCAGATACCGATCCGGGCACTGGTGACTTGCAGCATCCATTCCGGGCAGCAGGGCATCAACGCCGGTACCGCGCTGGACCTGATCTACATCAGCTTGCAGCAATTGCATGCCCACGTCGATGCGGCGCGCGGCTCATCTGCGCTGCTCGGCAATGCGGCCACCGTGCTGGCGGGGGATTACCTGACCACAGGTGCCTTCCGCTTGCTGGTGCGTTGCGATGACCTTCAAGTCCTGGCCCTGGTTGCCGATGCGGTCAACCGGGCGGCTGAGTTGGAGGCCACCAACCTGAAGCATGTGCAGATCACAGGCGACGATCCAGCACAATGGTTGCGGACTCGTCAAAGATTGGCCGTGCCGCTGGGTGAGGCGGCTGGCGCCACAGGGGCCACTCTCGCAGGCTACTCTGATTCTCTAGCCAAAGTAGCGCGGCGCTACGGAGAAACCCTCGTTGCAAGTTGCGTGTTGTTGCAGGAAGCCGATGTCATGGACGACTTCGTGGCGCGCACGACCGTCCAACGTTCAGCACTCGACCTGTGCCGCCAAGCAATGCAGGGAGCACGGACCATCGCGACGGCCACAGGGAACGGCCATCCACTCGAACTCGCTGAACTGATCGCGGCAAGAATCAATGCGACGGGGCACCCCCCCGGGAACCACATGCCGGCACCTGATTAG
- a CDS encoding patatin-like phospholipase family protein gives MMQFADGKDSKGFVPKIGLALGSGSARGLAHIGVLRAVEEAGIEIDFIAGTSMGALVGAVYAAGKLDELEAVFQSFDWKKTVAFFDVVLPKSGLLDGAEVSDLVREYVQSARIEELPKRFAAVATDIVSGEELTIASGDVIDAVRASISVPGVFTPIRSNGRILVDGGLVNPVPVSVARAMGADVVIAVDLNHEIVSGKNFKPVLPPGRLTERGDWVEGYRQAIQWIKERMLAHEIPGSAQLARWASVEEPAPNIFEVLLASINVMETRITQARLELEKPDILIQPPLGHIRFLQFARAEEIVEIGYRCAAEQLARWAETSTHG, from the coding sequence ATGATGCAGTTCGCTGATGGCAAAGATTCAAAGGGGTTCGTGCCAAAAATTGGTTTGGCGCTGGGCAGCGGCTCCGCGCGGGGGCTCGCGCACATCGGCGTGCTGCGGGCCGTCGAGGAAGCCGGCATCGAGATCGACTTCATCGCCGGCACCAGCATGGGCGCGCTGGTTGGCGCTGTTTACGCCGCTGGCAAGCTGGATGAACTCGAAGCGGTATTTCAGTCCTTCGACTGGAAGAAAACCGTTGCCTTTTTCGATGTTGTGCTGCCCAAGTCCGGGCTGCTGGACGGTGCCGAGGTCAGCGATCTGGTGCGTGAGTACGTGCAATCCGCGCGCATAGAGGAGCTGCCAAAACGGTTTGCCGCCGTGGCCACCGACATTGTTAGCGGCGAGGAACTCACCATAGCCAGCGGCGATGTCATTGATGCCGTGCGTGCCAGCATTTCCGTACCCGGTGTCTTCACACCAATACGAAGTAACGGCCGGATCTTGGTTGATGGAGGCCTTGTCAACCCGGTGCCGGTTAGCGTGGCGCGCGCTATGGGAGCCGACGTTGTCATCGCGGTTGATCTCAACCATGAGATCGTTTCCGGGAAGAACTTCAAGCCCGTATTGCCGCCAGGCCGACTGACGGAAAGGGGCGACTGGGTTGAGGGTTATCGGCAGGCAATTCAGTGGATCAAGGAGCGCATGCTTGCTCATGAAATTCCGGGTTCTGCCCAATTGGCCCGCTGGGCTTCGGTCGAAGAGCCGGCCCCCAACATCTTCGAAGTGCTGCTCGCGTCGATCAATGTGATGGAGACCCGCATCACGCAGGCCCGCCTCGAACTGGAAAAACCCGACATCCTCATCCAGCCGCCCCTGGGTCACATCCGCTTCCTCCAATTCGCCCGCGCCGAGGAAATCGTCGAGATCGGCTATCGCTGCGCAGCCGAGCAGTTGGCTCGCTGGGCAGAAACGTCAACCCATGGCTGA
- a CDS encoding ABC1 kinase family protein has translation MFWQALSAMRDLRRLHEIASILVRYGFGDMVRRIGLSKALERAGTALHWSEAADFAHMTPPERVRRALEEMGPTFVKLGQVLATRVDLLEPEWTAEFGKLQDSAPPAPWAAVYQQLSEDLGAPPEEIFAAFDPEPLAAASIAQVHRARLDDGGEVVVKVRRPGIRHILEADLRWLARLAELAETESAEWRVLHPREMVRQFAQSLRNELDFADECRNAERIAGNFTGYADQDAPPVVPGKEKPDADGAPPIIVIPRVYWQWTGERVCVQEFIGGISGRRLQAVDQAGLDRKVLARRGASAVLKMIVEDGLFHADPHPGNVFYLPGNRIAFIDFGMVGRLAEERRDQLIRLLLGLVRNDAGGVADVMLEWTSDGVANEQDLLLEVRSFIDRYHGVPLKQLRLSAMLSDLVAIPRQHHLVLPNDLSLLIKAFVTLEGLGRELDPGFDMANHALPLLERAMYARYSPAALLRRGRRAAGDIFSLLAGLPQDLSRLLRAARRGRLEVHIDVTHLRRVGDQLDRAVSRLAISIVTAALIVGSAIVMTVEREPSLPGLPSFGLLGFIAAVIGGIWVLVSIWRGGKGGT, from the coding sequence ATGTTCTGGCAGGCACTGAGCGCGATGCGTGATCTACGGCGTTTGCACGAAATCGCCTCGATCCTGGTCCGTTACGGCTTTGGCGACATGGTGCGCCGGATAGGGCTGTCCAAAGCCCTGGAGCGGGCGGGGACGGCACTGCACTGGAGCGAAGCGGCAGACTTCGCCCACATGACGCCCCCCGAACGAGTGCGGCGGGCACTGGAGGAGATGGGGCCGACTTTCGTCAAACTCGGCCAGGTGCTCGCTACCCGGGTCGATCTGCTCGAACCCGAGTGGACCGCCGAATTCGGGAAATTGCAGGACAGTGCGCCGCCCGCCCCCTGGGCAGCCGTATACCAGCAGCTTAGCGAAGACCTCGGCGCGCCCCCCGAGGAAATCTTCGCGGCCTTTGATCCCGAGCCCTTGGCGGCCGCTTCCATTGCGCAGGTGCATCGGGCGCGTCTCGACGACGGCGGCGAAGTCGTGGTCAAGGTGCGCAGGCCCGGCATTCGGCACATTCTGGAAGCCGATCTGCGCTGGCTTGCACGCCTGGCCGAACTCGCCGAGACGGAGAGCGCGGAATGGCGCGTCCTGCATCCGCGCGAGATGGTGCGCCAGTTCGCACAGTCGCTGCGCAACGAACTCGATTTCGCTGACGAATGCCGCAACGCCGAACGCATCGCCGGGAACTTCACCGGCTATGCCGATCAGGATGCTCCCCCTGTCGTCCCGGGCAAGGAAAAACCGGACGCGGATGGCGCACCTCCCATCATCGTCATTCCCCGCGTGTATTGGCAGTGGACCGGCGAGCGGGTCTGCGTACAGGAATTCATCGGTGGTATTTCCGGGCGCAGGCTTCAGGCCGTTGACCAGGCCGGCCTGGACCGCAAGGTGCTCGCACGGCGTGGTGCCAGTGCGGTATTGAAGATGATCGTCGAGGACGGGCTGTTTCACGCCGATCCCCATCCGGGCAACGTGTTCTATTTGCCGGGCAACCGTATCGCCTTCATCGACTTCGGCATGGTCGGCCGGCTGGCGGAGGAACGCCGCGACCAGTTGATCCGCCTGCTGCTGGGGCTGGTGAGGAACGACGCCGGCGGCGTCGCCGACGTCATGCTCGAATGGACGAGCGACGGCGTGGCAAATGAGCAGGATCTGTTGTTGGAAGTCCGGTCTTTCATCGATCGCTACCACGGCGTGCCGCTGAAGCAACTGCGCTTGAGCGCCATGTTGTCCGACCTCGTGGCGATCCCGCGCCAGCATCACCTCGTCCTGCCCAACGATCTGTCCCTGCTGATCAAAGCCTTCGTCACACTGGAAGGCTTGGGTCGTGAACTCGATCCCGGCTTTGACATGGCCAACCATGCACTGCCGCTGCTGGAGCGTGCCATGTACGCGCGCTACTCCCCCGCAGCGCTGCTCAGACGGGGGCGGCGGGCGGCCGGTGACATCTTCTCGTTGCTGGCAGGCTTGCCCCAGGACCTCTCCCGGCTGCTGCGAGCCGCCCGCCGTGGCCGGCTGGAAGTGCACATCGACGTCACCCATCTGAGGCGGGTCGGCGATCAGCTAGATCGCGCCGTCAGCCGCCTGGCGATAAGCATCGTCACCGCCGCTCTGATCGTCGGCTCGGCCATCGTCATGACCGTCGAGCGCGAACCCTCCCTGCCGGGCCTGCCCTCTTTCGGACTGCTCGGTTTCATCGCTGCCGTCATTGGTGGCATCTGGGTGCTGGTCTCCATCTGGCGTGGTGGCAAGGGCGGAACATGA
- a CDS encoding efflux transporter outer membrane subunit encodes MHENDRGTSSPRRRQARAGHETGPSARHRLVGTLVVLAVLSGCASLAPALDPIALPVASNWRTQPDTPGVAAAADLAWRAYFTDPALQALIETALENNRDLRVALLRTEEASAAFRIQRAQQAPMVGVGVQQIRAGLPDGLQPLAGRSVLEVNAASVGISSWELDLWGRVRSMKTAAFEQWLATGQGHRAVELALIAQVADAYLGLRELDERIALARRTVENQQSLAQIFQKRFELGHGSRLELTQVRTLLSQGKALQVQLELQREQQRNALALLLGSEPQLPPPSAPMDEALVMPELVHGLPSDLLLNRPDILAAEHALRARQANIGAARAAFFPRIALTGGAGTVSTSLSDLFSSGTRAWLFQPTIELPIFDAGMRQANLDVSVVRRDIAIAEYERAIQAAFRDVSDALAARQKLAEQLAVARQAHAAQTERLKLARMLFDAGSAAHLEVLDAERDLLAVAQQLVQVRKAALSSQIGLYAALGGGTKQAPKR; translated from the coding sequence ATGCATGAGAATGACCGCGGCACATCGTCCCCCCGCCGCCGCCAAGCCCGCGCAGGCCATGAGACCGGCCCATCGGCCCGCCATCGGCTCGTCGGCACGCTGGTGGTGCTGGCGGTGCTGAGCGGCTGCGCCTCGCTGGCGCCCGCGCTCGATCCCATCGCGCTCCCCGTCGCATCGAACTGGCGGACGCAGCCCGACACGCCGGGCGTTGCGGCAGCGGCCGACCTGGCGTGGCGCGCGTACTTCACCGACCCGGCCTTGCAGGCGCTGATCGAGACCGCGCTGGAAAACAACCGCGATCTGCGCGTGGCGCTGCTGCGCACCGAGGAGGCGAGCGCCGCCTTCCGCATCCAGCGTGCGCAGCAGGCGCCAATGGTTGGCGTGGGGGTGCAGCAGATACGCGCCGGCCTGCCCGATGGGCTACAGCCGCTGGCGGGCCGCTCGGTCCTGGAGGTCAACGCAGCCTCCGTGGGCATCAGCAGCTGGGAGCTGGACCTGTGGGGCCGCGTACGCAGCATGAAAACCGCCGCATTCGAGCAATGGCTGGCCACCGGTCAGGGCCACCGCGCCGTGGAATTGGCGCTGATCGCCCAGGTCGCCGATGCCTACCTGGGCCTGCGCGAACTCGACGAGCGCATCGCGCTGGCAAGGCGCACGGTGGAAAACCAGCAGTCGCTGGCGCAAATCTTCCAGAAACGCTTCGAGCTGGGCCATGGCTCCCGGCTGGAGCTGACCCAGGTGCGCACCCTGCTCAGCCAGGGCAAAGCCCTGCAGGTGCAGCTCGAATTGCAGCGCGAGCAGCAGCGCAATGCCCTGGCGCTGCTGCTCGGCAGCGAACCCCAATTGCCGCCGCCATCGGCCCCGATGGATGAAGCCCTGGTCATGCCCGAACTGGTGCACGGGCTGCCGTCGGACCTGCTGCTCAACCGCCCGGACATCCTGGCCGCCGAGCATGCACTGCGGGCGCGCCAGGCCAACATCGGTGCGGCGCGCGCCGCGTTCTTCCCACGCATCGCACTGACCGGCGGCGCCGGCACGGTCAGCACCAGCCTGAGCGACCTGTTCTCGTCGGGCACCCGGGCATGGTTGTTCCAGCCGACGATCGAACTGCCGATCTTCGATGCCGGCATGCGACAGGCCAATCTCGACGTCAGCGTCGTGCGGCGCGACATCGCCATTGCCGAATACGAGCGCGCCATCCAGGCAGCGTTTCGCGACGTTTCCGACGCCCTGGCCGCAAGGCAGAAGCTCGCCGAGCAACTCGCCGTGGCGCGCCAGGCCCACGCCGCGCAGACCGAGCGTTTGAAACTGGCGCGGATGCTGTTCGATGCCGGTTCGGCGGCGCACCTGGAGGTACTGGACGCCGAGCGCGACCTGCTTGCCGTCGCGCAGCAGCTGGTGCAGGTCCGCAAGGCGGCCTTGTCAAGCCAAATCGGGCTGTACGCGGCGCTGGGCGGCGGCACCAAGCAAGCCCCGAAAAGATGA